One Corynebacterium matruchotii genomic window, TTACGCCATTCGTGCAGGTCGGAACTTACCCGACAAGGAATTTCGCTACCTTAGGATGGTTATAGTTACCACCGCCGTTTACTGGGGCTTCAATTCTCCGCCTCGCACACACATAAGGCGTGCTCACGGGTCCTCTTAACCTTCCAGCACCGGGCAGGCGTCAGTCCGTATACCTCAACTTCCACGTTTTCGCACGGACCTGTGTTTTTAATAAACAGTCGCTTCCCTCTCTCCTCTGCGACCACCACCAGCCAATTCGCTGTCAGCAACCAGTAATGGTCCCCCTTCTCCCGAAGTTACGGGGGCATTTTGCCGAGTTCCTTAACCACAGTTCACCCGAACGCCTTAGTATTCTCTACCTGACCACCTGTGTCGGTTTCCGGTACGGGCCATGCACGCACTCGCTAGAGGCTTTTCTAGACAGCACAGGCACACTAACTACCACCACAACATGGTGTCCGCATCACGCCTCACCTCATATGCGGGGCGGATTTCCCAACCCCACAGGCCACACGCTTGCACTCCAATCCAATAAGGAAGCCTAGCTACCACTCTGCGTCACCCCATCACTTGACTACTACCCACGAAGATCCCACGCACCTGAAACCACCAACCAAAAAGATCAGCGGAAACAAGCGGGCGGTTAGTACCATAAGATTCATCACTTGTCGCACGCACACGGGTACGGGAATATCAACCCGTCATCCATCGACTACGCCTGTCGGCCTCGCCTTAGGCCCCGACTCACCCTGGGAAGACAAACTTCACCCAGGAACCCTTAGTCATCCGGCGGATATGTTTCTCACACATCAATCGTTACTCATGCCTGCATTCTCACTCGCACACACTCCACCACCTGTCACCAAATAGCTTCAACACATGCACGACGCTCCCCTACCCAACACACCTTTACGTGTGTTGCCGCGGTTTCGGCGGTGTACTTAAGCCCCGCTACATTATCGGCGCAGAACCACTCGACCAGTGAGCTATTACGCACTCTTTCAAGGATGGCTGCTTCTAAGCCAACCTCCTGGCTGTCTTCGCGATCCCACATCCTTTCCCACTGAGCACACCCTTAGGGGCCTTAACCGACGATCTGGGCTGTTTCCCTCTCGACCAACGGAGCTTATCCCCCGCAGTCTCACTGCCGCACCCACATTGCTGGCATTCGGAGTTTAGCTGATGTTGCTAAGATTATCGTCCCGCTCAACCAACCAGTAGCTCTACCTCCAACAAGCACACTATGCGACGCTGCACCTAAATGCATTTCGGGGAGAACCAGCTATCACGGAGTTTGATTGGCCTTTCACCCCTACCCACAACTCATCCCCTCAGTTTTCAACCTAAGTGGGTTCGCGCCTCCACAAAGTCTTACCTCTGCTTCACACTGGCCATGGGTAGATCACCCCGCTTCGGGTCCAGAACATGCCACACACACCCTAATTAGGATTCGCTTTCGCTACGGCTCCCCACACTCATGGTTAACCACGCAACATGCCACTGACTCGCAGGCTCATTCTTCAAAAGGCACGCCACCACCCCACCCAAAAAAAAGGGGGGGCTATGACGGATTATCAGCACATGGTTTCAGGTACTCTTTCACTCCCCTCCCGGGGTACTTTTCACCATTCCCTCACGGTACTTACTCCACTATCGGTCATGCTAAGTATTTAGGCTTACCGGGTGGTCCCGGCAAATTCACGACAGATTCCACGAGCCCGCCGCTACTCAGGAAACACAACAACCCCGCAAGCGAGTGTTTTCGTGTACCGGACTCTCACCGTCTCTGGCAGGCGATTCCACACCACTTCCACTAACACACACCAACAACAGCACCAGCCGAGGTAGAACTGATACGCCGTGCTCCTCTAACCCCGCATGCGTAACCCCTACCCGGTATCACACGCACACGGTTTAGCCTTATCCACGTTCGCTCGCCACTACTAGCAGAATCACTCTTGTTTTCTCCTCCTACGGGTACTAAGATGTTTCACTTCCCCGCGTAACCCCCCAACCAACTATTTCATTCACTGGCGGGTGACCACACATAACCATGGCCGGGTTTCCCCATTCGGACACCCTCGGATCAACGCTCATCAGGCAACTCCCCGAGGCTTAACGCAGCCTATCACGTCCTTCATCGGCTTAGCATACCCAGGCATCCACCATGCGCCTAAAAAACAAAAAACACACACATTTTTCACGCACAGACAACAAAAAATACCAAGAACAAAACCACAAAAAAGAAAAAACAAACAACAACCATTCATTGTTGCTTTTTTTATCGCATTCGCGTCCACTATACAGTTCTCACACAACACACCACCCCACACACAACACCCAACCAGACACAACCCAAACACACGGGCCGCAACCAGCAAAAAGGCCTTGCTCACCAGGGGTGATCCATAGAACAACACTCGTGCTGCTCTAGACACCCAACAGCATGCCACAAAACAAAACAAACCCGAACACAAACACACTTGTTACTCTGCAAAACCCTTTACAACCAACAAGGGCTGAAAGACCGCAAAAAATTCTTGTTTCATCAACTCCCAAAACCACACACATGAAATGCGTGCGATACCTGTCTTCACCTGAAAACAAAAACTTGCCACCACCAGGCGCCCAAACCAGACACCAAACAATGACAAAAACTTGTCACCACCAGGTACTAACCAGCACCCAGGCGACAAAACAAATACTCTATTCTCCTTAGAAAGGAGGTGATCCAGCCGCACCTTCCGGTACGGCTACCTTGTTACGACTTCGTCCCAATCGCCAATCCCACCTTCGACCACTCCCCCCACCAAATGGTGGTTAGGCCATGGGCTTCGGGTGTTACCAACTTTCATGACGTGACGGGCGGTGTGTACAAGGCCCGGGAACGTATTCACCGCAGCATTGCTGATCTGCGATTACTAGCGACTCCGACTTCATGGGGTCGAGTTGCAGACCCCAATCCGAACTGAGATTAGCTTTCAGCGATTCGCTCACCCTCACAGGTTCGCAGCGCGTTGTACTAACCATTGTAGCATGTGTGAAGCCCTGGGCATAAAGGGCATGATGATTTGACGTCATCCCCACCTTCCTCCGAGTTAACCCCGGCAGTCTCTCATGAGTCCCCACCCAAAGTGCTGGCAACATAAGACAAGGGTTGCGCTCGTTGCGGGACTTAACCCAACATCTCACGACACGAGCTGACGACAACCATGCACCACCTGCACACCAACCACAAAGGGAGGTACGTATCTCTACAACCGTCTGGTGCATGTCAAACCCAGGTAAGGTTCTTCGCGTTGCATCGAATTAATCCACATGCTCCGCCGCTTGTGCGGGCCCCCGTCAATTCCTTTGAGTTTTAGCCTTGCGGCCGTACTCCCCAGGCGGGGCGCTTAATGCGTTAGCTACGGCACAGAAACCAAACCGGTCCCCACACCTAACGCCCACCGTTTACAGCATGGACTACCAGGGTATCTAATCCTGTTCGCTCCCCATGCTTTCGCTCCTCAGCGTCAGTTACTGCCCAGAGACCTGCCTTCGCCATCGGTGTTCCTCCTGATATCTGCGCATTCCACCGCTACACCAGGAATTCCAGTCTCCCCTACAGCACTCTAGTTATGCCCGTATCGCCTGCCACCCCGAAGTTAAGCCCCGGAATTTCACAGACGACGCAACAAACCACCTACGAGCTCTTTACGCCCAGTAATTCCGGACAACGCTCGCACCCTACGTATTACCGCGGCTGCTGGCACGTAGTTAGCCGGTGCTTCTTAACAAAGGTACCGTCACCACACCCAAAACAGGTGCGGCTTCGTCCCTAACGAAAGGAGTTTACAACCCGAAGGCTGTCATCCCCCACGCGGCGTCGCTGCATCAGGCTTGCGCCCATTGTGCAATATTCCCCACTGCTGCCTCCCGTAGGAGTCTGGGCCGTATCTCAGTCCCAATGTGGCCGTCCACCCTCTCAGGCCGGCTACCCGTCGACGCCTTGGTAGGCCATTACCCCACCAACAAGCTGATAGGCCGCGAGCTCATCCTGCACCAAAACAATAATCTTTCCACCATGAGACACTAAACCATGGTCCTATCCGGTATTAGACCCAGTTTCCCAAGCTTATCCCGAAGTACAGGGCAGATCACCCACGTGTTACTCACCCGTTCGCCACTCGAGCACCCCCACCAAAAAAGTGGGGGCCTTTCCGTTCGACTTGCATGTGTTAAGCACGCCGCCAGCGTTCGTCCTGAGCCAGGATCAAACTCTCCAAAAAAACAAACAAAAAATTACAGGCAAAAAACAAAGAAACCAACAAAACAACAACAAACAACAAACACCAACAACTATCAATAACTATTTGGTGCCCACGTTCGCGTTCATGTTCAAACAATAATTCGTTTCATCAAATGACACAACTATCGAGTTCTCAAACAACACCACCACCCACAACCCCACCCAAAACCAGGCAAGGGCCGCAAACAGCGACCACACAAATATACAAACCCCACCACAAAACCACAAACCACCACGTCACAACAACAAAAACCAGGATGGTTCTCATGCCATCCCGGTTACGCTATTGGATTTTTGCCCCTGCGAAGGTTTTCTTGCCTCGCCGCAGCACTAGCCATGTGCCATACAGCAAATCATCGGCTGTTGGTTCCCAGTCCTCGGAGGAAATACGCTGGTTATTCACGTATGCGCCGCCTTCATTTATTGTGCGACGCGCAGCTCCTTTGGATGCTGCCAAACCGCTGGCCACCAATAGGTCCACGATTGTGCGTGGGTCCTGTGGCGCAATCTCTGCCACCGTGGTTTCCTGGAGCGCCCCCCTCAGGGTTGCTTCATCCAGTTCGGTCAATTCTGCCCGACCGAATAGCGCTTGAGCTGCTAGTTCTACCGCTTCAGTTGCCGCTGAACCGTGCACCAGGGTGGTCATTTCTTGCGCCAAGCGTCGTTGCGCTTCCCGCAGATGCGGTCGTTCCTGCACCGCCACTTCGTATTCGGCGATTTCCGCTTGGGACAGGAACGTGAACCAGCGCAGGTAGTCAATGACCACGGAGTCTCCCGCGTTGAGGAAGTACTGGTACCACGAATAAGGGCTGGTCAGTTCAGGATCTAACCAAAGTTTGCCGCCACCCGTGGATTTGCCGAATTTTTGCCCTTGCGCATCCGTAACCAATGGCACGGTTAAGCCATGCACCTTGGTTTGGTTCATGCGACGGTTGAGATCTACGCCGGAAACAATATTGCCCCACTGGTCACCACCACCGATTTGCAGCACACAATCGTATTCCCGATTGAGGTGCACATAATCGTAGGATTGGAGCAGCATGTAGGAGAATTCGGTGTAGGAAATCCCATCGGATCCTAGTCGTCGTTTCACGGTTTCCCGATCCAGCATCGTATTGAGCGAAAAGTTTTTGCCCAGGTCACGCAGGTAGTCAATGAGCGAGAATTTCCCCAACCAATCGGCGTTATTGACCATGATGGCTTTACCATCCGTATAGTCGATAAAGGACCGAATTTGGTCTTGGATCGCCGCAATGTTGTGGGCGATTTCTTCCTCGGACAGCATGGACCGCTCCCCCACATCCCGCGGGTCACCGATCATGCCGGTGGCGCCACCTGCCAAGGTGAGTACCCGGTGCCCCGCGTTTTGGAAGCGTTTCAGCATGATGAGGGGCACAAGGTGCCCCGCATGAAGCGACGCCCCGGTCGGGTCGAACCCGCAGTAGAGGGTGATGGGTTGCTCGCAAGCGGCACGTAACTCGTCAACATCGGTGGCTTGATTGATAAGCCCCCGCCACAGTAGTTCATCAACGATATTCATGTGTTAGTCCTCCAGGGAATAGGGGGTAGCTTCGTCGATAAGCATTACGGGGATGTCATCAATAATCGGGTAGGCAATCTTGAGTCGCGGGTTGACCAGCACATTTTTGTCTTCCAGATAAGTGAGCGGCCCATGGTCCTGGGGGCATGCCAGCACTTCTAATAGTTGGGGGTCGAGGCTCATGCGTAATCCCCTTGCGCCCATGCCCGATAGTCAGCGGTCAACGTGTCTACCCGGTGCCGCTGCTCGTCGACTCGCACCTGCGCGGTCCCGCCCCGGGTGGTGCGTGATGCCACCGCACCCGCAACCGTCAACACTTCCCGAACCCCCGGATGCAGCTGCTTGTGAGCGCTGGCCAGTTCCTCGTCCGTGAGCTCGTCAAGGCCCACGCCGCGTTCCTCAGCGATGCGTACACAGGCACCGGACGCCTCGTGTGCTTCCCGGAACGGCACACCTTCCCGAACCAACCACTCGGCCAGGTCCGTGGCCAGCGTGTAGCCGGCCGGCGCCAGTTCCAGCATTCGCCGCGGATGGAACACCAGAGTGGCAACCAACCCGGTCATGGCCGGCAACAGCAGGTGCAGCTGCGTCACCGAGTCCACGATGGGCTCTTTGTCTTCCTGCAAGTCCCGGTTATAGGCCAATGGCATAGCCTTGAGGGTGGCCATGAGCCCGGCCAGGTTGCCGATGAGCCGACCGGTCTTGCCTCGGGTGAGTTCCGCCACGTCGGGGTTTTTCTTTTGCGGCATGATTGATGATCCTGTGGACCAGGCATCTGCCAAGGTCACATAGCCAAATTCCGGGGTGGACCAGGCGATGATTTCTTCCGCGAGGCGAGACATGTCCACCGCAATTTGGGCCAACACGTATGCGGTTTCGGCGGCGAAATCCCGGGAGCTGGTGGCGTCGAGGGAGTTGTCTGCAGCCTCGGCAAACCCCAATTCGGCGGCGATTGCCTCCGGGTCGAGGTGCAGGGAGGATCCCGCCAAGGCCCCCGACCCATAGGGGCTCACCGCGAGGCGTTTGTCCAGGTCTTGGAGCCGTTCAATGTCCCGCAACAACGGGTGCGCGTGCGCGAGCAACGCATGGGCCAACAGGATCGGCTGGGCCGCCTGAAAGTGGGTTTTCCCGGGCATGATAACCCCCGGATGATTGGCAGCCTGAGTGCTGAGGGCCGCAATCAGGTCGGTCACCTCGACCGCAATGTCCCGGATAGCGTCCCGCACCCACATGCGGAAAAGGGTCGCCACCTGGTCGTTTCGGGAACGACCGGCCCGTAACCGACCGCCCACCTCGGGGCCCACAATCTCAATGAGGCCGCGTTCCAAAGCACCGTGCACGTCTTCGTCGGTGGGCAGGGGGACGAAATCGCCGCTGGCTACTTTTTCACCAAGACGATCAAGGCCGTCAAGCATGGTGTCCAGGTCGGCGTCGGAAAGCAGGCCCGCCTTGTGTAAGACCTTGGCGTGCGCCTTGGATGCCTGGACATCGTAGGGGGCAAGCACCCAGTCGAAATGGGTGGATACGGACAGGGCGAACATGGCGTCGCTGGGGCCGCCGGCGAATCGGCCACCCCATAATGCACCTTGGTTGGTTTTGTGTTGCTGTGCCATGAGGATTATGCTTCGCGGTCCCGCCGGTTCGAAATCTTGGTGGAAAGGCCATGGAGTTCCACGAAGCCCTTGGCCAGGGTTTGATCGAAGGTGTCACCGGTGTCGTAGGTGGCCAGGTTAAAGTCATAGAGAGAGTGATCGGAGCGCCGACCGTTTACCACCGCACTACCGGCATGGAGGACCATGCGGATATCACCGGTCACGTGCTCTTGGGTAGAGTCGATGAAGGCGTCCAGGGAGCGTTTCAGCGGGGAGAACCACAGGCCATCGTAGACTTCTTCGGACCAGCGGGCGTCAACAAGCCGCTTGTAGCGGGCAAGTTCGCGCTCCACAGTGACGTCTTCCAGGGCCTGATGGGCGATGAGCAGGGTGATTGCCCCGGGGGCTTCGTACACCTCGCGGGATTTAATGCCCACCAGGCGGTCTTCCACCATGTCGAGGCGGCCCACGCCTTGAGCGCCGGCACGCTGGTTGAGCTCTTCGATGGCTTCGAGCACGGTGACGGGCCGGCCGTCGATGGCCACGGGCACGCCGGATTCAAAGGAAATCGTGAGCTCGTCGGGGGCATTGCCCAGCCCTGGGTCCTCGGTGTATGCGTAGAGGTCCTTGGTGGGCGGGTTCCACAGGTCTTCGAGGAAACCGGTTTCCACGGCACGACCCCACACGTTTTGGTCGATGCTAAATGGGGACTTTTTCGACTGTTCGATAGGAAGGTTGATTTCCTCAGCAAAGGCGATGGCCTTGTCCCGGGTCCAGGCGTAGTCGCGGGCGGGGGCAATGATTTCCAGCTCGGGGGCCAGGCTGCGGAACCCGACTTCGAAGCGGACCTGATCGTTGCCCTTGCCGGTGCAGCCGTGGGAGACGTGAGTGCCGCCGAACTCTTGGGCGGCCTGCACCAAATGCTTCACAATGAGCGGCCGGGAAATGGCGGAGACCAGCGGGTATTGCTTC contains:
- the tyrS gene encoding tyrosine--tRNA ligase; the encoded protein is MNIVDELLWRGLINQATDVDELRAACEQPITLYCGFDPTGASLHAGHLVPLIMLKRFQNAGHRVLTLAGGATGMIGDPRDVGERSMLSEEEIAHNIAAIQDQIRSFIDYTDGKAIMVNNADWLGKFSLIDYLRDLGKNFSLNTMLDRETVKRRLGSDGISYTEFSYMLLQSYDYVHLNREYDCVLQIGGGDQWGNIVSGVDLNRRMNQTKVHGLTVPLVTDAQGQKFGKSTGGGKLWLDPELTSPYSWYQYFLNAGDSVVIDYLRWFTFLSQAEIAEYEVAVQERPHLREAQRRLAQEMTTLVHGSAATEAVELAAQALFGRAELTELDEATLRGALQETTVAEIAPQDPRTIVDLLVASGLAASKGAARRTINEGGAYVNNQRISSEDWEPTADDLLYGTWLVLRRGKKTFAGAKIQ
- a CDS encoding Trm112 family protein, translating into MSLDPQLLEVLACPQDHGPLTYLEDKNVLVNPRLKIAYPIIDDIPVMLIDEATPYSLED
- the argH gene encoding argininosuccinate lyase — protein: MAQQHKTNQGALWGGRFAGGPSDAMFALSVSTHFDWVLAPYDVQASKAHAKVLHKAGLLSDADLDTMLDGLDRLGEKVASGDFVPLPTDEDVHGALERGLIEIVGPEVGGRLRAGRSRNDQVATLFRMWVRDAIRDIAVEVTDLIAALSTQAANHPGVIMPGKTHFQAAQPILLAHALLAHAHPLLRDIERLQDLDKRLAVSPYGSGALAGSSLHLDPEAIAAELGFAEAADNSLDATSSRDFAAETAYVLAQIAVDMSRLAEEIIAWSTPEFGYVTLADAWSTGSSIMPQKKNPDVAELTRGKTGRLIGNLAGLMATLKAMPLAYNRDLQEDKEPIVDSVTQLHLLLPAMTGLVATLVFHPRRMLELAPAGYTLATDLAEWLVREGVPFREAHEASGACVRIAEERGVGLDELTDEELASAHKQLHPGVREVLTVAGAVASRTTRGGTAQVRVDEQRHRVDTLTADYRAWAQGDYA
- a CDS encoding argininosuccinate synthase; amino-acid sequence: MTNRVVLAYSGGLDTSVAIPYLAKMTGGEVVAVSLDLGQGGEDMESVRQRALDCGAVEAVVIDAKDEFANNYCLPTIRANGMYMKQYPLVSAISRPLIVKHLVQAAQEFGGTHVSHGCTGKGNDQVRFEVGFRSLAPELEIIAPARDYAWTRDKAIAFAEEINLPIEQSKKSPFSIDQNVWGRAVETGFLEDLWNPPTKDLYAYTEDPGLGNAPDELTISFESGVPVAIDGRPVTVLEAIEELNQRAGAQGVGRLDMVEDRLVGIKSREVYEAPGAITLLIAHQALEDVTVERELARYKRLVDARWSEEVYDGLWFSPLKRSLDAFIDSTQEHVTGDIRMVLHAGSAVVNGRRSDHSLYDFNLATYDTGDTFDQTLAKGFVELHGLSTKISNRRDREA